One window of the Diachasmimorpha longicaudata isolate KC_UGA_2023 chromosome 9, iyDiaLong2, whole genome shotgun sequence genome contains the following:
- the LOC135165955 gene encoding disks large homolog 5-like isoform X5, whose protein sequence is MKELDYYCGQHIVAMNQLEATSQESSALLGTYGDLVSDKQRLDREVQALQKEVSELRCQNQDVLVTNSGNSDTINQRYLSALRKYKAIEDEYDSLKKRYDDLLSSHSSAVNKLELAHEEAARFKKQYEEALQERNAAFREKNGLKQQCTSAIRQWDIAMRERNEYREALSKVQQQHEDAVKEINQAMMLRMKTSKDIKRLTEERNAALHEYTLIMGERDTVHKEMEKLGDDLAQAYAKITQLENQNKTLGDGKKTLSYQIETLRREISSALLDRDEAFKECNVLRQKFGDYSEVASRDYQNRLEIHSYNRERINSSKETECEVNTRDYSKREKETMDDLDQANLEIDRLRKQVEALQGELEEAIQEAEVSKRRRDWAFSERDKIVLEREALRSNCDRLRKERDRAVSEFASAIRDSDDIKRQRNEASKELKDLKEMIESDLLTRSSIYGHHEDNSNEWDVITIHLDLSRLCQDGDRDLGLILIGGRQDPYFPNDTGVYVAQINEGSIVSGKLRVNDCIIRVNNVDCTSVSTGMILETLRACTLGSATVTVRRKRSTRRYLRTTQLPIGDTIPHGIALELGIYISKISPGSSAAKDGNLSVGDRVLNINSKPMDSVTSGHEAMSLLNDSIADVLTITTLKGIPLSLASSSETMPDTGMIYGTDTKTQKMINNCSQTEQERLMLKATSDDYERRYMASNFNERSIYKVSKSVSGEKPSGISHAWDNIREKIDIVRGRRHSKDRDVDKKKRHRNSSPNTFEQEQDAIAELDSVIESYHQKKTTMITTATTSAAATMTMSAATATSAAALPASTNITTNSVLKRNKLRATEKMEKDGGTWPKVRGGPLIQNGTGTILHPRKTKERLPLSVLINHPPKYESYNYNRISNPIPLGNFSNVSNRHTVYKAMESPVSFSKSGQLFGQKSFTPVVIQFKDIATLEKKPASAEFEPVEPGRLSSSQAPSESSIDYSIKSANNDYNGHPQKRRLRQYGSNESQPDQSTLQHNRAHSQLYPLALSATLSNTSGSSSTAPRQQQLSGNFSFPPYTTHSHPHPHQQNSLPSRYPSPPSLPLPLGLQSGEPIGLSDRSWCFEPPYNHSGHNQTFGHLHTPSVDSPYQKLRGHPVGAGYDVPSTYTPPGYWYEGGTFPRKKENQRFRIPSNPSVVSKNSVGKLSTGSIERTSERGSPMSNNFRLEVLSSRTGMTSPGDDTFTPLPGEIRRLKIDKSVEPLGIRIFCLEKKGVFVSAVSENSLASKVGLQIGDQLLDVCGINLRTADYPSAAKVLRDARTGAITMQVQYNPHKYNELQGTGSSSSPEPCVGAGGSHSGSPTPCNSPEVPRKSSLEHHEATEPERDGATATTTTTTTTTTSGKTTLTLPPAIREREVRASASMEVRDTQERAREIRNSASLDINIRKPELRNSATIDSIRGVSSLTRAQMNQAVTTLQRQNATVRSPTQEEQSRKSPPTIEPRYLFIETRKCSNLGISLVGGNGVGIFVHSVQPGCLAEDAGLRSGDRILEYNGVDLRQATAEQAALELARPADKVTLVAQYMPERYNEVKDKPGDSFYVKAMFDRVGEVGDSLQLRFNKDDVLYVDNTMFNGTPGHWRAWLVDQAGRRQQCGIIPSKFKIEEELLLRRSLGDLETDTGKRGTTSARRSFFRRKKHHRSSSRDSKELSTLTGVSLGWYSDSGTLNEENLPASYQRVERLDYPTLRPVLIIGPLSECVATKLLQDCPGDFTRCLPEAMHCSQATLEQGLRDSLYVDYRKKGSYFECTTVQAVKDVCAKNSHCILDVSIASIERLHRHQIYPIVLLIKFKSVKQIKEVKDSRYPSDKISAKAAKEMHEQSLKIEAEYKHHISDIIHAGVNVAYICTQVKAAVDCEQSKALWVPRGPP, encoded by the exons ATGAAAGAATTGGACTACTACTGCGGGCAGCATATTGTTGCAATGAATCAACTGGAGGCAACGTCACAAGAGAGCTCAGCTCTGCTGGGGACATATGGTGATCTTGTCAGTGATAAGCAACGATTGGATCGTGAAGTTCAGGCTCTACAAAAAGAGGTATCAGAATTGAGGTGCCAAAATCAAGACGTACTCGTTACTAATAGTGGCAACAGTGATACTATTAATCAACGTTATCTGTCAGCTCTGAGGAAATATAAAGCTATTGAGGATGAGTATGATTCGCTTAAAAAAAGATATGATGATTTGTTGTCTTCCCATTCATCCGCTGTTAATAAG TTGGAGTTGGCACATGAAGAGGCAGCACGGtttaaaaaacaatatgaAGAGGCACTGCAAGAAAGAAATGCAGCATttagagagaaaaatggaTTGAAACAGCAGTGTACATCGGCGATAAGACAATGGGATATAGCAATGCGAGAACGAAATGAATATCGCGAGGCATTATCAAAAGTTCAGCAACAACACGAAGATGCTGTGAAGGAAATTAATCAAGCAATGATGTTGCGGATGAAAACCAGCAAAGATATAAAACGATTGACAGAAGAACGGAATGCAGCACTTCATGAGTATACTTTAATAATGGGGGAACGTGATACAGTTCAtaaggaaatggaaaaattgggtGATGATCTAGCCCAGGCATATGCTAAAATAACTCAAttggaaaatcaaaataaaacattgggtgatgggaaaaaaacattatcgTATCAGATTGAGACGTTGCGTCGTGAGATATCGTCTGCCCTCTTAGATCGGGATGAAGCATTTAAGGAGTGTAATGTCTTGCGTCAAAAATTTGGTGATTATTCAGAGGTTGCTAGTAGAGATTATCAAAATCGATTAGAAATACATTCGTACAATCGTGAACGGATCAATTCATCGAAGGAAACTGAGTGTGAAGTCAATACTCGAGACTATTCGAAACGCGAAAAAGAGACGATGGATGATTTGGATCAGGCGAATTTGGAGATTGACAGGCTTAGAAAACAAGTTGAAGCTCTTCAGGGGGAACTGGAGGAAGCCATTCAAGAAGCAGAAGTATCAAAACGTCGTCGTGATTGGGCGTTCAGTGAGCGTGATAAAATAGTACTGGAGAGAGAGGCTCTGAGATCAAATTGCGATAGATTGAGaaaagagagagatagggcAGTTTCAGAATTCGCAAGTGCTATTAGAGATTCTGATGACATTAAGAGACAAAGGAATGAAGCTTCGAAGGAACTTAAAGATCTCAAAGAGATGATTGAGAGTGATTTATTAACACGATCGAGTATTTATGGCCATCATGAAGATAATTCCAATGAATGGGATGTAATAACAATTCACTTGGATCTCAGTAGATTGTGTCAAGATGGTGATCGTGATTTGggtttgattttaattggagGACGTCAAGATCCTTATTTTCCAAATGATACTGGTGTTTATGTTGCGCAGATCAATGAGGGAAGTATTGTTAGTGGAAAATTGAGAGTAAATGACTGTATAATTCGTGTGAACAATGTAGACTGCACGTCAGTATCAACTGGAATGATTCTTGAAACACTTCGTGCATGCACACTTGGTTCGGCCACAGTTACGGTTCGTCGTAAACGATCAACACGAAGATATTTGAGAACAACTCAATTACCTATTGGTGATACTATACCTCATGGTATTGCCTTGGAACTTGGTATTTATATATCAAAAATATCTCCCGGTAGTTCAGCAGCTAAAGATGGTAATTTATCAGTTGGTGATCGTGTATTGAATATCAATAGTAAACCAATGGATAGTGTCACATCAGGTCATGAAGCAATGAGCTTACTCAATGATTCTATTGCTGATGTTTTAACAATAACAACGCTCAAAGGAATTCCCCTGTCATTAGCTTCGAGTTCCGAAACAATGCCCGATACTGGTATGATTTATGGAACCGATACCAAAActcaaaaaatgataaacaattgTTCACAAACCGAGCAAGAACGTCTGATGTTAAAAGCAACATCTGATGATTATGAACGCCGGTACATGGCatctaatttcaatgaaagaaGTATTTATAAAGTATCGAAATCTGTAAGTGGTGAAAAACCGAGTGGTATCAGTCACGCGTGGGATAATattcgtgaaaaaattgatattgttAGAGGTAGAAGACACAGTAAAGATCGTGAtgttgataagaaaaaaagaCATAGAAATTCTAGCCCAAATACATTTGAGCAGGAGCAAGATGCAATAGCAGAATTGGATTCAGTTATTGAAAGTTATCATCAGAAGAAGACTACTATGATAACAACAGCAACGACATCAGCAGCAGCAACAATGACAATGTCAGCTGCAACAGCAACTTCAGCAGCAGCCTTACCAGCATCAACAAACATAACTACAAATAGTGTActgaagagaaataaattgcgagctactgaaaaaatggaaaaagatGGTGGTACATGGCCAAAAGTTCGAGGAGGCCCTCTTATTCAAAATGGCACTGGAACAATTTTACATCCGCGAAAAACAAAGGAGAGATTACCACTGAGTGTTCTTATTAATCATCCACcgaaatacgaaagctataaCTACAATAGAATATCGAATCCAATTCCTttgggtaatttttcaaatgtaagCAATCGTCATACTGTTTATAAAGCTATGGAAAGCCCAGTGTCATTCAGTAAATCAGGTCAACTATTTGGACAAAAATCATTTACACCTGTTGTAATTCAATTCAAGGATATTGCAACATTGGAGAAAAAACCAGCGAGTGCTGAATTCGAGCCAGTTGAGCCAGGACGTTTGAGTTCAAGTCAAGCACCATCGGAGAGCAGTAtagattattcaattaaatcagCCAATAATGATTATAACGGGCATCCGCAAAAAAGACGCCTCAGACAGTATGGAAGTAATGAAAGCCAACCAGACCAAAGTACACTACAACATAATCGGGCTCATTCACAACTCTATCCACTTGCTTTATCGGCAACATTGAGCAATACATCTGGCTCATCATCAACAGCTCCAAGACAACAACAATTGtctggtaatttttcatttccccctTATACCACACACTCACATCCACATCCTCATCAACAAAATTCCTTACCTTCACGTTACCCCTCACCTCCATCACTACCTCTACCTCTGGGATTACAGTCAGGTGAGCCCATTGGACTCTCCGATCGTTCTTGGTGTTTCGAGCCCCCTTACAACCACTCTGGTCACAACCAAACATTTGGCCACTTGCACACACCCTCTGTAGACTCACCTTATCAAAAATTGAGAGGACATCCAGTTGGGGCTGGTTACGATGTACCCAGTACCTATACACCACCAGGTTATTGGTATGAAGGTGGTACATTTCcacgaaaaaaggaaaatcagAGGTTTAGGATACCATCGAATCCAAGTGTTGTTTCTAAGAATAGTGTTGGAAAACTTTCAACGGGAAGCATTGAGAGAACATCTGAAAGGGGTAGTCCAATGTCAAATAATTTTAGGCTCGAAGTACTGAGCTCTAGAACTGGTATGACAAGCCCTGGGGATGATACTTTTACTCCATTACCTGGAGAAATTAgaagattaaaaattgataaatccgTTGAACCTCTGGGAATACGAATTTTTTGCCTTGAAAAAAAGGGAGTCTTCGTTTCAGCTGTCAGTGAAAATTCACTGGCTAGCAAAGTTGGTTTGCAGATTGGCGATCAATTACTAGATGTTTGCGGCATCAATCTTAGAACTGCTGATTATCCCAGTGCTGCCAAAGTACTCAGGGATGCACGTACTGGTGCTATTACAATGCAAGTCCAGTACAATCCACATA AATACAATGAGCTCCAAGGCACAGGTTCATCAAGTTCTCCGGAACCTTGTGTAGGTGCTGGTGGAAGTCACAGTGGCTCACCAACTCCATGCAACAGTCCTGAAGTACCAAGGAAATCAAGCCTCGAGCATCATGAAGCTACCGAaccagaaagagacggagcaacagcaacaacaacaacaacaacgacGACAACCACATCGGGTAAGACAACCCTGACTCTACCACCAGCGATTCGTGAACGAGAGGTGAGAGCTTCAGCTTCCATGGAGGTGCGCGATACCCAAGAACGGGCGAGGGAAATTCGTAATTCAGCATCACTTGATATAAATATTAGGAAACCAGAGCTCAGAAATTCCGCAACTATAGATTCTATAAGGGGTGTATCCTCGTTAACACGAGCTCAAATGAATCAAGCGGTTACAACATtgcagcgtcaaaatgcaacaGTTCGTAGTCCCACACAAGAGGAGCAAAGTAGAAAAAGTCCTCCTACAATCGAGCCACGATATCTATTTATCGAAACTCGTAAATGCTCAAATTTAGGTATATCTTTGGTGGGTGGTAATGGTGTTGGAATTTTTGTTCATTCTGTTCAACCTGGGTGCTTGGCTGAAGATGCAGGATTGAGATCAGGTGATAGAATACTTGAATATAATGGTGTTGATTTAAGACAAGCAACAGCAGAACAGGCAGCTTTGGAACTAGCTAGACCTGCTGATAAAGTAACCCTAGTTGCTCAATACATGCCAGAACGTTACAATGAAGTCAAAGATAAACCTGGTGATAGTTTTTATGTAAAAGCTATGTTTGATCGTGTCGGTGAAGTTGGAGACAGTTTGCAATTACGGTTTAATAAAGACGATGTACTTTATGTTGATAATACAATGTTCAATGGTACACCGGGACACTGGAGAGCATGGCTGGTGGATCAGGCTGGTAGACGCCAGCAATGTGGAATTATACcatcaaaatttaaaatcgaAGAAGAGTTACTGTTGAGAAGGTCCCTTGGGGATTTGGAGACAGATACTGGAAAGCGTGGAACTACTAGTGCACGAAGGAGCTTCTTTCGACGTAAGAAACATCATAGATCATCTAGTAGAGATAGTAAAGAACTCTCGACACTCACGGGAGTCAGTCTTGGTTGGTACAGTGACAGCGGTACAttgaatgaggaaaatttgCCAGCCAGTTATCAACGCGTTGAGAGACTGGATTATCCAACATTGCGACCAGTTTTGATTATTGGACCGCTCAGTGAATGTGTCGCTACTAAACTTTTGCAAGATTGTCCTGGTGACTTTACAAGGTGCCTTCCTGAAGCCATGCACTGTTCACAGGCTACCTTAGAGCAAGGATTGAGAGATTCTCTTTATGTGGATTATCGCAAAAAAGGGAGTTACTTTGAGTGCACCACTGTTCAAGCCGTCAAAGACGTATGTGCTAAG AATTCACACTGTATTTTGGATGTATCAATAGCGTCGATTGAACGACTTCATAGACATCAGATATATCCAATCGTGCTCCTGATTAAATTTAAAAGTGTCAAGCAAATTAAGGAAGTCAAAGACTCGAGATATCCGAGTGATAAAATAAGTGCCAAAGCTGCTAAAGAAATGCATGAGCAATCACTCAAAATTGAAGCCGAGTACAAACATCATATTTCTGATATTATTCATGCTGGAGTCAATGTAGCCTATatttgtactcaagttaaagcTGCCGTCGATTGCGAACAGAGTAAGGCATTATGGGTACCTCGAGGGCCACCCTGA